Proteins encoded together in one Thermophilibacter immobilis window:
- a CDS encoding BglG family transcription antiterminator, with product MRTIELIQTLLDDEGDSLETLMERFKVSTRTVRSHVHAANQMLEDIALIQFSRKNNVYELEVLNKDAFQTWLDRGNKVEQEQAGSVRRVPRILNYLLLTDGWVRVPDLADRLFVSSQSISVDLHEVEAELSKFELSLVKRPWYGIRVEGPEINRRTCLASVISASLVGGTGNTEALSNRAKTIGKTVERVLGENNFSISSIAFQNLVVHLVVAAERIEQGCYVPMDVEQRERLMALPESITAQQLAQAIGNDLGIYLPSSEVAFITIHLAGKHSIDALSQEVDTDGTVISGSVWDIVGEILDAARLAMWIDLRSDLELRMNLARHIVPLSVRLRYGMPAKNPLLEETKLRYPLAWTMALEAGKVLERHYGAMPNEDETGFLALSFALSLERRRTPARKMRVLVVCASGMGSARLLRQRFISEFGELLERCDTCDAASVVGKDFSDVDYVFSTVPLPNLPVPVCQISYFFDRDAGDYIRRILERADARDAASMFSRELFFPHVKAKDKSSLLDMMCSEMAKAGVAQSQLRDSVELREDAAATCFGNNVAMPHPMEPMSNETRVAVALLDNPMSWDEWGHYVQAVFLVSYAHGARDGDEVFSLLADLFTDERSISNLIDEQTFECLLKEFGNGSQK from the coding sequence GTGAGTACCCGTACAGTGCGCTCGCATGTCCATGCGGCAAACCAAATGCTTGAAGATATCGCTCTCATTCAGTTCTCGAGAAAAAACAATGTATATGAACTCGAGGTCCTTAATAAAGATGCATTTCAAACTTGGCTTGATCGGGGCAATAAAGTCGAACAGGAGCAGGCTGGTTCGGTCAGACGCGTGCCCCGTATCCTCAATTACCTTCTACTTACCGATGGCTGGGTGCGAGTTCCCGATTTGGCCGATCGCCTCTTCGTTTCGTCCCAAAGCATCTCTGTGGACTTGCATGAGGTTGAAGCTGAACTCTCTAAGTTTGAGCTTTCGCTTGTAAAGCGTCCGTGGTACGGGATTCGTGTCGAGGGACCAGAAATCAACAGACGCACATGTCTTGCTTCGGTAATCTCAGCCTCTCTCGTTGGTGGCACCGGAAATACTGAGGCGCTATCCAATCGTGCCAAGACAATAGGGAAGACAGTCGAGCGGGTACTCGGTGAGAATAACTTTTCTATTAGCTCTATTGCATTTCAGAATCTTGTGGTGCACCTCGTGGTTGCAGCCGAGCGAATAGAGCAGGGTTGCTATGTTCCCATGGATGTCGAGCAGAGGGAACGCCTGATGGCACTGCCGGAAAGCATTACTGCCCAACAACTTGCGCAGGCCATCGGGAATGATCTTGGGATTTACCTCCCAAGCTCGGAGGTTGCTTTCATTACTATTCACCTTGCGGGGAAGCATTCTATCGATGCCCTTTCCCAAGAGGTCGATACAGATGGGACCGTAATCAGCGGTAGCGTCTGGGATATCGTTGGCGAAATCCTTGATGCTGCTCGTCTTGCTATGTGGATAGACCTTAGAAGCGATCTTGAGCTGCGAATGAACCTTGCTCGTCACATCGTGCCACTCTCAGTGCGGCTTCGATATGGAATGCCTGCAAAGAACCCATTACTCGAAGAGACAAAGCTGCGCTATCCGCTTGCATGGACAATGGCGCTCGAGGCGGGGAAAGTGCTTGAGCGCCACTATGGTGCCATGCCCAATGAGGATGAGACTGGCTTTCTCGCCCTGTCATTTGCTCTTTCGCTAGAACGCCGGCGAACGCCGGCTCGCAAGATGCGGGTACTAGTGGTGTGTGCCTCTGGCATGGGAAGTGCGCGTTTGCTTCGGCAGCGGTTTATCTCGGAGTTTGGCGAACTGCTTGAGCGGTGCGATACATGCGATGCTGCGAGCGTAGTAGGAAAAGATTTTTCCGATGTCGATTACGTCTTCTCTACGGTCCCGCTGCCTAATCTCCCAGTGCCAGTTTGCCAGATTAGTTATTTCTTTGACAGAGATGCTGGGGACTACATACGTCGCATCTTGGAGAGGGCGGATGCGAGAGATGCTGCATCCATGTTTTCCCGTGAACTGTTCTTTCCTCACGTGAAAGCAAAGGATAAGAGCTCGCTGCTGGATATGATGTGCTCTGAAATGGCAAAAGCGGGAGTCGCTCAGTCTCAGCTTCGCGATTCCGTAGAACTCCGCGAGGATGCTGCGGCGACTTGTTTCGGAAACAACGTTGCCATGCCACACCCCATGGAACCCATGAGCAATGAGACTCGTGTTGCGGTTGCGCTGCTCGATAATCCGATGTCCTGGGATGAATGGGGGCATTACGTTCAGGCTGTCTTCCTGGTCTCATATGCCCATGGAGCTCGAGATGGCGATGAGGTTTTCTCGTTGCTTGCGGATTTGTTCACAGATGAGAGGTCTATTTCAAATCTTATCGATGAGCAGACCTTTGAGTGCCTGCTCAAGGAATTTGGGAATGGGAGCCAGAAATGA
- a CDS encoding PTS lactose/cellobiose transporter subunit IIA codes for MSDEERKAMDNEMQNISLGIIASSGQARSLAFQALAKARGGHIDEAHALLEESKRAALKAHECQTHLLTREASGEHIEIDVLLVHAQDHLMTSMLAQELIEELIILHETKADRREEDI; via the coding sequence ATGAGCGATGAGGAGCGCAAGGCTATGGATAACGAGATGCAGAATATCTCGCTGGGAATTATTGCCTCTTCAGGTCAAGCTCGCAGCCTAGCTTTTCAGGCACTCGCCAAGGCACGCGGTGGGCATATCGATGAGGCGCATGCCCTACTGGAAGAGTCAAAACGGGCTGCTCTGAAGGCCCATGAATGTCAAACGCATTTACTTACCCGTGAAGCGTCTGGGGAGCACATCGAAATCGACGTATTGCTTGTGCATGCGCAAGATCACCTTATGACCTCAATGCTTGCACAAGAACTTATTGAAGAGCTGATTATTCTTCACGAGACAAAGGCTGATAGGAGGGAGGAGGACATTTGA
- a CDS encoding PTS sugar transporter subunit IIB: MSTSIVMKKMRDYAKTNGINDFEVKATGVGNFRDVVDAYDVVLLGPQISYRLDEISGVAGKSKPVGVIAPADYAIGNCQAIFQQIEGMLSGK, translated from the coding sequence ATGTCTACGAGCATCGTAATGAAGAAGATGCGGGACTATGCAAAAACGAACGGAATTAACGACTTTGAAGTCAAGGCGACTGGTGTCGGGAACTTCCGTGATGTTGTCGATGCATATGATGTAGTTCTGCTTGGGCCGCAAATATCCTACAGACTTGATGAGATCTCCGGCGTAGCGGGCAAATCGAAGCCAGTTGGCGTAATTGCGCCCGCTGACTACGCAATCGGAAACTGCCAGGCAATTTTCCAGCAGATCGAAGGAATGCTTTCTGGTAAGTAA
- a CDS encoding PTS sugar transporter subunit IIC, whose product MANAQDRLMKVLMPVTTWVEKRKHLQAVKDGMIGATAFIIVGSMCLIPMALMNLIGSGSVYDFLSVINPFFTKIAGFTNDYVGLYAAYLIARSLAKRDEIDGPIIGINAVVVQLILTGFALDGVDGAVATTYFGSQGLFVSIISGLLTVDITQLFIKRGWVIKLPESVPEMVADSFSALIPVAATCGIASLITVISQAGAGEVFPALLQTILAPAVTSMDTLPALLIVIFLTQLLWFFGLHGPSITQAVWAPFAIAYATENVAAYAAGEAATHVFTYGFYYNILQVTGSGLTLGLVIFMMLSKCDTYKAVGRAAIVPSLFGINEPVIFGLPIMLNPFMFVPFVIGPLIPTTIAWFAFKSGLVGMPVAVPPGFMPPGVGAFLMTYDWKAVVLVFVLLGIMAAFYYPFFKAMEREALAREEQQEVVADEATV is encoded by the coding sequence ATGGCCAATGCACAGGATAGGCTCATGAAGGTGCTAATGCCCGTCACCACTTGGGTGGAGAAGCGCAAACACCTCCAGGCAGTCAAGGATGGAATGATTGGGGCGACTGCCTTTATCATCGTGGGGTCGATGTGCCTCATTCCAATGGCACTTATGAATCTAATCGGTTCTGGATCGGTGTATGATTTTTTAAGTGTCATAAATCCTTTTTTTACTAAAATTGCAGGATTTACAAACGATTATGTAGGCCTATATGCTGCATATCTTATTGCGCGGTCGCTTGCAAAGCGAGATGAGATTGATGGTCCCATCATCGGCATTAACGCCGTCGTTGTTCAGTTGATTCTCACGGGTTTTGCCCTTGATGGAGTTGACGGTGCTGTTGCAACGACATACTTTGGTTCTCAGGGTCTGTTCGTCAGCATCATCTCTGGACTTCTCACAGTTGATATTACTCAGCTCTTTATTAAACGAGGCTGGGTTATCAAACTCCCCGAGAGTGTTCCCGAAATGGTGGCCGATAGTTTTAGCGCATTGATTCCTGTTGCCGCGACTTGTGGAATTGCATCGCTCATTACGGTTATTTCTCAAGCTGGTGCGGGAGAGGTATTTCCTGCGCTGCTTCAGACGATACTTGCGCCTGCAGTTACATCAATGGATACGCTTCCTGCTCTCCTCATAGTAATATTCCTTACACAGCTTCTTTGGTTCTTTGGGTTGCATGGGCCTTCGATTACCCAGGCGGTTTGGGCGCCATTTGCAATTGCATACGCGACTGAAAACGTTGCGGCATACGCTGCCGGAGAAGCAGCTACTCACGTGTTCACTTATGGCTTTTACTACAACATCCTGCAGGTAACAGGCTCTGGTCTTACTTTGGGGCTCGTCATTTTCATGATGCTCTCGAAGTGCGACACCTACAAGGCTGTTGGACGCGCGGCCATTGTACCCTCTCTGTTTGGGATTAACGAGCCGGTTATTTTTGGACTTCCTATCATGCTCAACCCATTCATGTTTGTACCGTTCGTTATCGGTCCACTTATTCCTACTACCATCGCTTGGTTTGCCTTTAAGAGCGGACTGGTGGGAATGCCAGTTGCAGTACCTCCCGGCTTCATGCCTCCCGGTGTCGGAGCATTCCTCATGACCTACGACTGGAAAGCGGTCGTGCTTGTATTCGTGCTTCTCGGAATTATGGCTGCGTTTTACTACCCATTTTTCAAGGCGATGGAGCGCGAGGCTCTTGCACGTGAGGAGCAGCAAGAAGTGGTGGCGGACGAAGCTACGGTTTAA
- a CDS encoding 6-phospho-alpha-glucosidase produces MKDAGKKSFSVVIAGGGSTYTPEIILMLLANLDRLPLCCIKLYDNDGERQGLLAPAVKILIEERDPSIEFVATTDPEIAYTDVDFCLAHIRVGKLPMRELDEKIPLKYGVVGQETCGPGGLAYGLRSIPGVIENIDYMEKYSPNCWMLNYSNPAAIVAEACRRLRPNSRVINICDMPIGLEDSFARILGFQSRKQLDYRYFGLNHFGWYTSVKDPEGNELLPKLVGHELKYGNTMPGESMDDYTDHTWYDTALKVKDIVSLDPSMAPNSYLQYYLFPDDMVAHSDPHYTRANMVMDGREKRVFGECARIAEAGTAAGTTLKIGIHAEFIVDLATALAFNTHERMLLIVPNNGAIENFDPEAMVEIPCVVGKDGYEPLSIGKIPTFQKGLMYEQVCVEKLVADAYEQHSYLKMLQAMTLSKTVPSANVAKKILDELIVANEGYWPELH; encoded by the coding sequence ATGAAGGACGCAGGGAAGAAGAGTTTCTCGGTCGTCATCGCGGGAGGCGGGAGCACCTATACCCCAGAAATTATTTTAATGCTCCTCGCAAATCTCGACAGGCTTCCGCTGTGTTGCATCAAGCTTTACGATAATGACGGTGAACGTCAGGGGCTGCTTGCTCCTGCGGTAAAAATACTCATCGAAGAGCGTGACCCCTCGATTGAGTTTGTTGCTACCACGGATCCAGAGATTGCCTATACAGACGTCGACTTCTGCCTGGCTCACATTCGTGTTGGAAAACTCCCCATGCGTGAACTTGATGAGAAGATTCCACTCAAGTATGGAGTTGTAGGCCAAGAGACTTGTGGACCAGGTGGGCTTGCGTATGGCCTACGTTCGATTCCGGGCGTGATTGAAAATATTGACTACATGGAGAAGTATTCTCCGAATTGCTGGATGCTCAATTATTCAAATCCGGCAGCAATTGTTGCAGAAGCATGCAGAAGGCTTCGACCAAATTCGCGTGTAATTAATATTTGTGATATGCCGATTGGACTCGAGGACTCCTTTGCACGCATATTGGGCTTCCAGTCCCGTAAGCAGCTTGACTATCGTTACTTTGGGCTAAACCACTTCGGCTGGTATACATCGGTAAAAGATCCTGAGGGTAATGAACTTCTTCCGAAGCTTGTGGGACATGAGCTCAAGTATGGAAACACCATGCCCGGTGAAAGCATGGATGACTATACAGACCATACCTGGTACGACACCGCTTTGAAGGTTAAGGATATTGTTTCTCTAGATCCCTCGATGGCCCCTAACTCGTATCTGCAGTATTACCTCTTTCCAGATGACATGGTTGCCCATTCGGATCCCCATTACACGCGAGCAAACATGGTGATGGATGGTCGCGAGAAGCGCGTCTTTGGCGAATGTGCCCGTATTGCAGAGGCGGGCACTGCAGCCGGAACGACTCTCAAAATTGGCATTCATGCGGAGTTCATAGTTGATCTTGCGACGGCACTTGCTTTTAATACTCATGAAAGAATGCTGCTGATTGTCCCGAACAATGGTGCAATTGAGAACTTCGACCCCGAGGCGATGGTTGAGATTCCTTGTGTGGTCGGTAAGGACGGCTACGAGCCGCTTTCCATTGGAAAAATTCCAACATTTCAGAAAGGTCTCATGTACGAGCAGGTTTGTGTCGAGAAACTTGTTGCTGACGCTTACGAACAGCATAGCTACCTCAAGATGCTGCAGGCAATGACACTCTCAAAGACCGTCCCTTCCGCAAATGTGGCGAAGAAAATTCTTGATGAGCTCATTGTTGCAAACGAGGGCTATTGGCCTGAGCTCCACTAA
- a CDS encoding MFS transporter, whose translation MRDSSAYSESSASRVLDARTVVSIIASGSLAFCAIVFETSTNVAIPVMMLELGVDTATIQWITSAYLLVLSVTIPVFPVLKSRYSLRRLFAASTLSFTAGTLLCCTATTFPQLLLGRIIQGLGTGVAMPLMFNVVIDQVPFEHMGMMMGVASLIISLAPAIGPAYGGVVLEAFGWHTMFLFAVPLLAVAFAAGMVCLRQTTELAIRPFDATGFLLVASGFLLIVVGVNRLSNDGLTAFVAALLVAGLILLVQFVKHVRHVKYPLVSPEVFSSTRFMTSVAAIASASFVCLGYAWLIPNFIQVALGTGAKVSGLVVVPGCVAAMLLSPVAGRLLDRKGPCTPIVAGATLMVLGAILMCIYRLDTAWGLVVCYLLSGMGQGLLASPSMTYGLSSLDDSLRVDGTSVCNSLQQLGGSVGVSTVTAVVAAAQSSSADITTGMVLGGQAAFVVLAIVAAVAAAFSLTALRFAKS comes from the coding sequence GTGAGAGATAGTAGTGCGTACTCCGAGAGCTCCGCCTCTCGTGTACTCGATGCGAGAACGGTTGTATCAATAATCGCTTCGGGTAGTCTCGCCTTCTGTGCGATTGTGTTTGAGACTTCAACAAACGTTGCTATTCCGGTCATGATGTTGGAGCTAGGGGTTGATACGGCGACAATACAGTGGATTACATCCGCATACCTACTCGTTTTGTCGGTGACGATTCCCGTATTCCCTGTACTCAAGTCACGCTATTCCTTGCGTCGCCTTTTTGCCGCTTCAACGCTTTCCTTTACAGCAGGAACGCTGCTTTGCTGTACAGCGACTACATTCCCCCAGCTCCTGTTGGGCAGAATTATTCAGGGGCTGGGGACTGGTGTTGCGATGCCGCTTATGTTCAACGTTGTGATAGATCAAGTACCCTTTGAGCACATGGGCATGATGATGGGCGTTGCGTCGCTGATAATTTCGTTGGCACCGGCAATTGGGCCTGCTTATGGTGGAGTTGTGCTAGAAGCGTTTGGGTGGCATACGATGTTCTTGTTTGCTGTCCCCCTCCTTGCCGTGGCATTCGCTGCAGGAATGGTCTGTTTACGACAGACAACGGAACTGGCTATACGCCCATTTGACGCGACGGGGTTCCTTCTTGTAGCCTCTGGTTTTCTTCTGATTGTGGTGGGGGTGAATCGGCTCTCTAACGATGGGCTCACCGCTTTTGTTGCAGCTCTTCTAGTTGCCGGCCTCATTCTTCTTGTTCAATTTGTAAAACACGTAAGACATGTAAAATATCCCTTAGTGTCTCCTGAAGTGTTTTCCTCAACTCGATTTATGACTTCAGTAGCTGCAATTGCGAGCGCGTCATTCGTATGCCTCGGATATGCATGGTTGATTCCCAACTTCATCCAGGTAGCTCTTGGTACGGGGGCAAAAGTTTCTGGCCTTGTAGTGGTTCCTGGGTGTGTAGCGGCAATGCTACTCTCCCCGGTTGCTGGTCGACTTCTTGACAGAAAAGGACCATGCACTCCCATTGTCGCAGGTGCGACGCTGATGGTGTTGGGTGCTATTCTGATGTGCATCTACAGATTAGATACCGCCTGGGGATTGGTGGTGTGTTACCTGCTATCGGGAATGGGCCAAGGCCTGTTGGCTAGCCCCTCGATGACCTACGGTCTTTCTTCTCTTGACGATAGTCTGCGGGTTGATGGGACTTCAGTTTGTAACTCTCTTCAACAACTAGGTGGCTCGGTAGGGGTGAGCACTGTTACAGCGGTTGTGGCCGCTGCTCAATCTTCTAGTGCTGACATTACGACAGGAATGGTGCTAGGTGGACAAGCCGCCTTTGTCGTACTGGCAATCGTTGCTGCCGTTGCAGCCGCATTCTCGTTGACTGCTCTGCGGTTTGCTAAGTCCTGA